The nucleotide window GCGAAGCGGGAAGTGCGAAAGGCGAAGTGTTTACATCGAACCGTCGCGCCGGACCATGAGCGCTTACACATCCACACATCCGAACCTTCAAACTTCCATACCTTCAGAACCTGTTTGGTGGATGAATCGGTAGCCGACACGAGCGAAGCGACTGACGCAGTAAACACAGTGGGCGAAGCCCGTGTGGAGCGCTCAGGCGAGTCATGTAGCGGAGCTACTTGGCAAGTGAAGTAGCTGCACAGGGCGAGATCCACGAAGTCGCAGACCAGAGACTGTCCGCCAAACAGGTTCTCAAACCTCCACACCGTTTTCCCTCGGACACATCCGATCGCACAGCCCGTAGGTATTCGCGTGCATCGAACTTTTGTCACCCACCTTCCCAGCTCATGGCCACCTTCGACTTTCCCCGCGAGTACGGCGTCGACCTGAATGCCAAGACGACCTTCGGTAGTGCCCGTGCGATTCAGAAACGGATCGAGGACGTCGTCTCCGGACAGATTAAGGATTTTCTCGTGATGGACGAAGGCAAGGAGGTCACGCTTATCGGGGAGGCGCCGTCGCAAGCTGTGCGCGAGACGGCCATTCTGCTCGCCGGCAACGTGAAGGGCACTGCCCGCGTCAATGACGACGCGTTGATGGTCCAGAACGCGGAGACGAAGCCGGAGGTGTCGTTTCACCGGGTCGAAGAAGGCCACACGCTGGCGAGCATCTCCGAAGCGGAATATGGCGACGCCGGCAACGCCATCCAAGTCCGTCAGGCGAATGATTTCCTGCTGGACGGGAACGAGGAGGTTGAACCGGGGCAGACCATCCGGCTACCGTAAGTGGGGTATGGGCTGTGGGGTTGGGGGGCACGGATTTGTTCAAACCAATCGTATGGGCGCATCGCAATGCGCCCATACGGCGTGTTTTTTACCCCATCCCCACATTTCATTTCCGGGTGCAGCGGACGACGTTCTCGATGTGCGGCGTGTGGGGGAACATGTCGACCGGCTGGACGCGGTCGATGCGGTAATAATCCTTCAGCAGGTCGAGGTCGCGCGCCTGCGTCTGCGGGTTGCAGCTCACGTAAACGAACCGCTCTGGATGGAGGTCGGCAATCTGCTGGACGACCTTCTTGTGCATGCCCGCGCGCGGCGGGTCAGCGATCACCACGTCCGGTCGGCCGTGTTCGGCGATGAAGGACGGCGTGAACACATCCTTCAGGTCGCCGCTGCGGAAGGTGCAGTTGTGGATGTTGTTCATCGCCGCGTTGGTGCGGGCGTTGTCAACAGCCGCCTCGACCATTTCGACGCCAATGACCTTGTCGACGCGCTGCGAGAGGAAGACGGAAATCGTCCCTGCTCCGCAGTACAGGTCGTAGACCCGGTCGGTCGGCTTGAGGTCAGCAAAGTCCCGCGCCACCTCGTACAGCGTCTCCGCCTGGGTCGTGTTGGTCTGGAAGAAGGCGCTGGGGCTGATTGCGAAGCGATACCCGCCGATGACGTCGTAGATGACGCCCGAACCAAAGATCGTCCGCTCGCGGCCCTGCGGGTTCTGCGACTTGCCCTTATGGTTGGTGTGGATGAACGTCGACACCTCGGGGAATTCCTCCTGCAGAAAGGACGAGACGGCTTCGATGCGCTCCTCGTCGTAGCCATTCGTGACGAGGTTGACCATCACGTCGCCGGTGTGCTCACCCGTGCGGATCACGAGATGACGGAGAAAGCCGGTATGGTTTCGGATGTCCCACGGCTTCCAGTCGCGTGCCTTCGCGAAATCCCGGATGCCATTCAGTAGCTTCGGCGTCACGGCCGACGGCAGGTGGCATTCCTGCAGATCCAACACCTTAAAGAAATTGCCGGGCACGTGGAGGCCGACCGCGAAGTCGGTGTCGAAGTCTTGCCCGCTGTCGATTTCTGCCGACGTCAGCCACCGGTCGGCGCTGAAGTCGAAGTCCATCTTGTTGCGGTACCGGTACGGCGAGTCACAGCCGATCACCGGGGGCACCTCGATGCCGGAAAAGTCGCTGTTATAGGCAAACGTCTCCTCGACGCTCTGTCGCTTGGCTTCGAGCTGTGCTTCGTACTCGACGTGCTGCCACTTGCAGCCGCCGCACTCGTCGGCGTACCGGCAGCGGGGCTCCGTTCGGAGTTCGCTGGGCTCGATGACCTCGTCGATCTTCGCCTCCGCATAGCTCTTCTTTTTCTTGAAGACGTACGCCTTCACGCGGTCGCCGGGGACCGCGCCGTGGACGAAGACGACATAACCATCGACACGAGCGAGAGATTTTCCTTTGTCGGCGAACTTTTCGATCTCCAGCTCGATATGCTGGCCGCGTTTGATGCTGGCCATGGGCGTCAGGGTGCTACGGGGAAAAAGCAGGTGGATGCCTTCCTGGAAGCGTGTCCGAGAAGGGGAGCGCCTCACGGCTGCCGGTGGGCTTCGGTTCCCCTTCACTGCGTCAGTTGGTGGCGTGGAAAACGAAAAAAGCGAGCATCCGGAAAAATCCCGATGCTCGCTCGAACGCTATTTATGGGTAGAAACGCAGGCTCTTACTCAACCGCGACAACGAGTTAACCCGCAAACTTGTAGCCGATGCCGTACACCGTCTCGATGAACTGAGGCTCGGTGGGGTCCGGCTCGATTTTCTTGCGGAGTGACGCGACGTGGCGGTCGATCGTGCGGGTCGTGATGTCGCCGCTGATTCCCCATACGTCGCGTAGAAGCTGCTTCCGGCTCACCGTTCGACCGCGGTGGTTGATGAAGTACTCCAGGATGTCGAACTCGAGCGACGTAAACTCGACCTCTTCTCCATCTTTAATGGCGGTGTGGGTGTCGAAGTCGACTTTGACATCGCCGAATGTGAAGGCGTCGTCGTCCACCTCCGAGGAGCGGCTCCGCTCGAGCACGGCCCGGACGCGTGCCGCGAGCTCTTCTGCGTTGAATGGTTTCGTGACGTAGTCGTCCGCGCCCAGGTCGAAGCCCCGGAGCTTGTGCTTGTCCTGTCCCTTGACCGTCAGCATGATGACCGGGGAGTCGACCCCTGCCTTTCGCGCTTCACGGAGCACATCGAAGCCGTCCTTCTCCGGAAGCATCACGTCGAGCAGCACCACGTCGTACGGGGGAAGCGTTGTGATTTGCTGCATCGCTTCCGATCCGTCGGTGGCGCGGGTCACGTCGTAGCCTTTGATCGAGAAGAAGTCTTCCAGGCCGGTCCCGACTTCAGGATCATCCTCAACGATCAAAATTCGTGCGTTCGTGGTTTCCATCGAGGCAAAAGCGGCAAGTGAGAGAAAGCGCGCAGAACCTGCTTGGTTGATCAATCTACAACGTCGCATCGCTCGGGGCGGAGCAATCGGGTGCCCTCGAGTTCGCCGAAGATATTTCCCCAAACAGGTTGTTATCGCATCGACGGCCGGCACCGCGGAATCACCGGCAATCAATAAGTGAAAGTAGGAAATAGATCCGGTAGATGCAGGCCGATTACGTCGTCATACGGCGAAACCCGCACCGTCCTGTCAGGATCCACGCCACATGTTACTCCACTAACAATGGAGCATATCAGACAAGCCTCAATTCATGGTGGATTCGTCCGTGGCTCTGGTTCGCATCGCTACAGGCACGAACGGAAGCTTCTCGCCGTCGTTTATGCTTTGAACCGTACGCTGCGCCGCAGTGTGCGATTGTTTTTACGGATACAGCGGTTTCCCCGCGCAAGCCTATGGATGGCAGCGTACTTTTTGACCCTAAATATCTTCCGATCATTCTGGCCACGCTGATCGGATTCAGCATTCTGGCGGCCGCGCTACTCGTGCCCGTGTGGAGATTTTTGGAGCGGGAGGAGAAGGTCGCAGAGAAATGGACGCCCGACCAGATCGCAGAGCACATCGAGAACATTCGATCGGAGTACGAGGAGAAGGAGCAGGAGCAAGCCCCCTCGGAACGGGCTTTTTCGGATGTCGGATCACAGGCCCCGGCGGATCCAGAGACGCCGGCAGATAAGGCATCGGATCACTGAGTCAGAGGGCCGATCGTTTATGGCGTATCCACGACGATGAGCGGACGAACGTCCTCAAGCGTTTTCGGGCCAATGCCTCGTACGGCCGTCAGCTGCTCGACGCTTGTAAACCGACGCTTTTTCCGATACGCGATCACGCGGCCGGCCAGGGACGGACCGATCCCCGGTAGCGACTGAAGTTCGGCTGACGAAGCGGTGTTCAGGTTAATCGTGCCCGGTGATTCAGCGACTGTATCCGAGTCGTGCAAGTTCTCCTCCTCGGGTGGCCCGGAGGTGCCGGATTCCGTGAGATTCGCCTCGGCTGTGAGTGCCGCGGTCGTGTCCGCAGCATCCAGCGAATCCGTAAGAAGGAGGCTTCGGTCGACCGGGGGAACGTTCTGCTTCTGAACGTACTGGATGACCAGTCCGGTGAAGAAGAGGGCGAGAACCGACAGAATCGCCAGGGCTTCGCGTCGGGTGATGGCGAGCCGCTGTTGAAGGAGGTGAAGCCAGTGCATGGGAGGCCAGTTGGAGCGGGAGGGCGGAGCACGAGTAGGATAATGTTATCGTGCGTGCTCCTTTATCTAGACACATCGAGGCCCGGTATCATAACATCGGGGCGAGTCTCGATGGGGTTTGTGCTCCCTGACGCCGGTGTGATTGGAACGCTGGTCCGTGGAAGGCTGGTTACCTCAAAACAGATGTGTCTCTACGGCTTGCTTGCGCAGTTAAAACGAGCGCTCGTGCATTCGCCATTCTATATCGTGTAATGACCCATGGCCAAGCGTGACATCATTC belongs to Longibacter salinarum and includes:
- a CDS encoding BON domain-containing protein; amino-acid sequence: MATFDFPREYGVDLNAKTTFGSARAIQKRIEDVVSGQIKDFLVMDEGKEVTLIGEAPSQAVRETAILLAGNVKGTARVNDDALMVQNAETKPEVSFHRVEEGHTLASISEAEYGDAGNAIQVRQANDFLLDGNEEVEPGQTIRLP
- the rlmD gene encoding 23S rRNA (uracil(1939)-C(5))-methyltransferase RlmD translates to MASIKRGQHIELEIEKFADKGKSLARVDGYVVFVHGAVPGDRVKAYVFKKKKSYAEAKIDEVIEPSELRTEPRCRYADECGGCKWQHVEYEAQLEAKRQSVEETFAYNSDFSGIEVPPVIGCDSPYRYRNKMDFDFSADRWLTSAEIDSGQDFDTDFAVGLHVPGNFFKVLDLQECHLPSAVTPKLLNGIRDFAKARDWKPWDIRNHTGFLRHLVIRTGEHTGDVMVNLVTNGYDEERIEAVSSFLQEEFPEVSTFIHTNHKGKSQNPQGRERTIFGSGVIYDVIGGYRFAISPSAFFQTNTTQAETLYEVARDFADLKPTDRVYDLYCGAGTISVFLSQRVDKVIGVEMVEAAVDNARTNAAMNNIHNCTFRSGDLKDVFTPSFIAEHGRPDVVIADPPRAGMHKKVVQQIADLHPERFVYVSCNPQTQARDLDLLKDYYRIDRVQPVDMFPHTPHIENVVRCTRK
- a CDS encoding response regulator transcription factor: METTNARILIVEDDPEVGTGLEDFFSIKGYDVTRATDGSEAMQQITTLPPYDVVLLDVMLPEKDGFDVLREARKAGVDSPVIMLTVKGQDKHKLRGFDLGADDYVTKPFNAEELAARVRAVLERSRSSEVDDDAFTFGDVKVDFDTHTAIKDGEEVEFTSLEFDILEYFINHRGRTVSRKQLLRDVWGISGDITTRTIDRHVASLRKKIEPDPTEPQFIETVYGIGYKFAG
- a CDS encoding ComEA family DNA-binding protein, producing MHWLHLLQQRLAITRREALAILSVLALFFTGLVIQYVQKQNVPPVDRSLLLTDSLDAADTTAALTAEANLTESGTSGPPEEENLHDSDTVAESPGTINLNTASSAELQSLPGIGPSLAGRVIAYRKKRRFTSVEQLTAVRGIGPKTLEDVRPLIVVDTP